Proteins found in one Channa argus isolate prfri chromosome 7, Channa argus male v1.0, whole genome shotgun sequence genomic segment:
- the zgc:92606 gene encoding gamma-aminobutyric acid receptor-associated protein-like 1 translates to MGSHYQRSVPLEVRRAEGERVRAKHPDKIPIIVERAPRSRAPELDKKKYLVPSDLTVGQLCFLIRQRVSLRPEEALFFFVHNSLPPSSSPLSAVYEEHHEEDLFLYMTYSNESVYGA, encoded by the exons atGGGTAGTCACTACCAGCGCTCAGTCCCACTAGAAGTAAggagagcagagggagagagagttcGGGCCAAGCATCCTGACAAGATACCG ATTATTGTAGAGAGGGCCCCAAGGTCAAGAGCTCCTGAACTGGACAAGAAGAAATACCTAGTGCCCTCAGATTTAACAG TGGGCCAGTTGTGCTTTCTGATTCGCCAGCGTGTGTCCTTGAGACCCGAAGAGGCACTCTTCTTCTTCGTTCACaactccctccccccatccagCTCCCCCCTCTCTGCTGTATATGAG GAGCACCACGAAGAGGATCTGTTTCTCTACATGACCTACAGTAATGAGAGCGTGTATGGTGCCTGA